Proteins encoded together in one uncultured Desulfosarcina sp. window:
- a CDS encoding 4Fe-4S dicluster domain-containing protein, giving the protein MSYSFFIDTERCTACRACQVACKQWHDLPAEKTYNRGTFQNPPDLSFMTYKLVRMKEEVIDGKLRWLFLPEQCRHCIEPPCLETADDPQAIYKDEKTGAVIFTANTKNLDADEIIESCPYNIPRKAADGTLAKCDMCNDRVTNGLLPACVQTCPTGAMNFGEREDMLALADQRLAQVRKKYSKAQLVDADDVNVIYLVTADPSDYYQNLMAAAGVHGFTRQMALRKMMRPFERAMRQFA; this is encoded by the coding sequence ATGAGCTACTCATTTTTCATTGACACCGAACGGTGCACCGCATGCCGGGCCTGTCAGGTGGCCTGCAAGCAGTGGCACGACCTGCCCGCCGAAAAGACCTATAATCGGGGCACCTTCCAGAACCCGCCGGACCTCTCTTTTATGACCTACAAGCTGGTTCGCATGAAGGAAGAGGTGATCGACGGCAAGCTGCGATGGCTTTTTCTGCCCGAACAATGCCGGCACTGCATCGAACCCCCGTGCCTGGAAACTGCCGACGACCCGCAGGCCATCTACAAGGACGAGAAGACCGGCGCGGTGATTTTTACGGCCAATACCAAAAATCTGGATGCGGACGAGATTATCGAGTCCTGTCCGTACAATATCCCGCGCAAGGCTGCCGACGGCACCCTGGCCAAGTGCGACATGTGCAACGACCGGGTGACCAACGGCCTTTTGCCGGCCTGCGTGCAGACCTGCCCGACAGGCGCCATGAATTTCGGAGAGCGGGAGGATATGCTTGCTCTGGCCGACCAGCGGTTGGCGCAGGTGAGAAAAAAGTATTCTAAGGCCCAGCTGGTGGATGCGGACGATGTCAACGTGATTTATCTGGTCACGGCAGATCCGTCCGATTATTATCAGAACCTGATGGCCGCTGCCGGCGTCCATGGGTTTACGCGCCAGATGGCCCTGAGAAAAATGATGCGGCCGTTTGAGCGGGCGATGCGCCAGTTTGCTTAG
- a CDS encoding formate dehydrogenase accessory protein FdhE, protein MTQPPLWDAAAVEKAVAQLTASRPAYASILGFYGPVFAAQIQAAVHTAPAAIALDDSVLKMKVKEGFSLIAPTDFTVDTPEAEKLLAEVCAIAAVSGEKLSGAGKELALAMAQRESLEDLFRDVLDNKGRLDALAEKSDAPADMLALLLYLSIKPSIESGSRQLATYLEVNANGHGNCPICSSAPIIGELDADGRLWVHCSLCGHRWPVERMVCLFCGNRDSASLEYLYSENEPEYRVYLCNACRHYLKVVDTRKLERVFFPPLEQVVSLHLDLMASEKGFTHVLGAGTAAA, encoded by the coding sequence ATGACCCAACCGCCTTTATGGGATGCAGCCGCCGTAGAAAAGGCCGTGGCACAACTGACGGCCAGCCGTCCAGCCTATGCTTCCATACTGGGTTTTTACGGCCCGGTTTTCGCGGCCCAGATCCAAGCGGCGGTGCATACCGCGCCTGCCGCCATTGCGCTGGATGATTCCGTCCTGAAAATGAAAGTAAAGGAGGGATTTTCACTGATCGCCCCGACGGACTTCACGGTGGACACGCCCGAGGCTGAAAAACTGTTGGCGGAAGTATGCGCCATTGCCGCGGTATCGGGCGAAAAGCTGTCCGGGGCCGGCAAGGAACTGGCCCTGGCCATGGCGCAGCGGGAATCCCTGGAGGATCTTTTCCGAGATGTGCTGGACAACAAAGGGCGTCTGGACGCCCTGGCCGAAAAAAGCGATGCCCCGGCAGATATGCTCGCCTTGCTGCTCTACCTTTCTATAAAGCCCAGCATCGAGTCCGGTTCCCGGCAGCTGGCAACATATTTGGAGGTGAATGCCAATGGCCATGGCAACTGCCCAATTTGCAGCAGTGCCCCGATCATTGGAGAACTGGATGCCGATGGCCGGTTGTGGGTCCACTGCAGTTTGTGTGGGCATCGCTGGCCGGTCGAGCGCATGGTTTGCCTGTTTTGCGGCAACCGGGACAGCGCCTCCCTGGAATACCTTTACAGCGAGAATGAACCCGAGTACCGCGTGTACCTGTGCAATGCCTGCCGGCATTATCTGAAGGTCGTGGATACCCGCAAACTGGAGCGCGTCTTTTTCCCTCCCCTGGAGCAGGTGGTTTCCCTGCATCTGGATCTGATGGCTTCCGAGAAGGGATTCACGCATGTTTTGGGCGCCGGAACGGCGGCGGCGTGA